The Leadbettera azotonutricia ZAS-9 genome has a window encoding:
- a CDS encoding FecCD family ABC transporter permease: MVNRKIAPSSLILLLAILLAIAVILSLSMGRYPIPVKSLLLRIFGGRFESAQMEAIFFTVRLPRIILACLVGCSLAAAGASFQGVFQNPLAAPDILGASSGAATGAAAAILLRLPRPLITLSAFCSSLVCIALVMFIGNNAKGKKVVGLILAGMMVSSLCSAGISFMKLIADPNNVLPEITYWLMGSLAKTRMTDVNFVLVPILIGLIPLLIFRWRINLLTLSEEEAQSMGVHVKRTRTCVILGATLITAASVSVSGIIGWAGLVIPHLTRRMTGNDYRILMPASMLLGALFLLLIDDFSRNFFATEIPLGILTALIGAPFFLWLLTRKGDLW; the protein is encoded by the coding sequence ATGGTAAATAGAAAAATTGCCCCATCATCACTAATACTGCTACTGGCAATTTTATTGGCCATAGCAGTGATACTCTCTCTGTCCATGGGGCGTTATCCTATTCCGGTAAAATCCTTGTTGCTGCGGATATTCGGGGGCCGGTTTGAATCGGCCCAGATGGAGGCCATCTTTTTCACTGTCCGGCTTCCCCGGATCATTCTGGCCTGCCTTGTGGGTTGTTCTCTGGCAGCGGCAGGTGCAAGTTTTCAGGGAGTGTTTCAGAATCCCCTGGCGGCTCCTGATATACTGGGGGCATCCAGCGGGGCTGCGACAGGCGCTGCGGCGGCTATACTGCTCAGGCTGCCCCGGCCTCTTATCACCCTGTCCGCCTTTTGTTCCAGCCTGGTTTGCATAGCCCTAGTGATGTTTATCGGAAACAATGCCAAAGGGAAAAAAGTAGTCGGCCTCATTCTGGCGGGGATGATGGTATCTTCTCTTTGCAGCGCGGGTATTTCCTTTATGAAGCTCATAGCAGATCCGAATAATGTACTCCCGGAAATCACCTACTGGCTTATGGGGTCTCTGGCAAAAACCAGGATGACGGATGTTAACTTTGTCCTGGTACCCATACTCATTGGCCTTATTCCTCTTCTTATTTTCCGTTGGAGGATCAACCTCCTTACCCTGAGCGAAGAAGAAGCTCAATCCATGGGGGTTCATGTCAAACGCACAAGAACTTGTGTGATCCTTGGGGCAACCCTCATCACTGCGGCTTCGGTTTCGGTGAGCGGCATTATAGGATGGGCAGGACTGGTGATTCCCCACCTGACCCGGCGCATGACAGGCAACGATTACCGGATTCTCATGCCGGCTTCCATGCTTCTGGGAGCGCTTTTCCTTCTTTTAATTGATGATTTTTCCCGTAATTTTTTTGCTACTGAAATTCCCCTGGGCATACTCACCGCTCTTATCGGAGCGCCTTTCTTCCTTTGGCTCCTTACCAGAAAAGGGGATCTCTGGTGA
- a CDS encoding ABC transporter ATP-binding protein gives MNSKKLEVQNLSFAYGPRTILRDLNFYVGKGELMAMLGPNGAGKSTLFRCIMGFEKNFEGQVLLSGENIRGKSPEALAKNIAYVPQSHHPGFNYSAFDMTLMGTAAMEKEWVQPGKKQTKAAADALKQLGIYEFRDRGFRLLSGGEQQLVLIARALAQQAEILIMDEPTANLDYGNQFRVLFKIQELCRQGYSIMYSTHNPNHAFMFAHKALVLHESRIAALGTPEEVLTEELIHRLYGVPVLIHRDSLGNLSCSPCNNSGL, from the coding sequence GTGAACAGTAAAAAACTGGAAGTACAAAACCTCAGCTTTGCCTACGGTCCCCGTACTATTTTAAGGGACTTAAATTTTTATGTCGGGAAGGGAGAACTCATGGCCATGCTGGGCCCCAATGGCGCCGGCAAGAGTACCTTGTTCCGCTGCATCATGGGATTTGAAAAAAACTTTGAAGGCCAGGTACTTCTATCCGGGGAAAATATCCGCGGCAAAAGTCCCGAAGCCCTGGCAAAAAATATCGCCTATGTGCCCCAGTCCCATCATCCGGGTTTTAATTATTCTGCATTTGATATGACCCTTATGGGAACTGCCGCCATGGAAAAAGAATGGGTCCAGCCCGGAAAGAAGCAGACAAAAGCCGCCGCCGATGCTCTGAAACAACTGGGCATTTATGAATTCAGGGACAGGGGCTTCCGTCTTTTAAGCGGCGGTGAACAGCAGTTGGTGCTGATCGCCAGGGCTCTGGCTCAACAGGCGGAAATTCTTATCATGGATGAACCCACCGCCAACCTTGATTACGGCAACCAGTTCAGGGTTCTCTTTAAAATCCAGGAACTCTGCCGTCAGGGTTACAGCATCATGTATAGTACCCACAATCCGAACCATGCTTTTATGTTTGCCCATAAGGCCCTGGTGCTTCATGAATCCCGGATTGCCGCTCTGGGAACGCCTGAGGAAGTCCTGACAGAAGAATTAATCCATAGGCTCTATGGGGTTCCGGTTCTGATACACCGGGACAGCCTGGGCAATTTAAGCTGCAGCCCCTGTAACAATTCCGGTTTATAG
- a CDS encoding OmpA family protein, with product MLFFYILIFSFPAFSQDAGVFLSALETGPYTLVKRSDWSRYDNGKYKGHVYREVRASIAPSPGPQDQGFLYQGNFLVLEETLRDLRQSAQAVDAVIPVSFRVYSDGSLQIDDDRGFPHLRGFPAFPKEKLIPSDKWTAPGSRALDPLNQGQPALIPFIAEYQYLGTELYKDVPVYRIAAKYALRYQGPSENDEENFRPPDFKVQGTHLVDILLRVSDGLLMMMRDNLDETYTWPGGVSIRFRGFTLTFGQSKIPFNPEPAIAFLKTERKDIEVNTVPEGIRLTIKDIRFAPDSDAFLPEEQPRLDSIAQTLKQIPDRTILVEGHTAAVGRPDGELELSVQRAQRMVEELTRRGLGADRFIYKGWGGAKPLGDNATNEGRRLNRRVEITILE from the coding sequence GTGCTGTTTTTTTATATCCTCATTTTCAGCTTCCCCGCTTTTAGCCAGGATGCGGGCGTTTTTCTTTCGGCATTGGAAACCGGCCCCTATACTCTGGTGAAACGTTCCGACTGGTCCCGCTATGATAACGGGAAGTACAAAGGCCATGTGTATCGGGAAGTCCGGGCCTCCATTGCCCCTTCGCCGGGGCCGCAGGATCAGGGGTTTTTGTATCAGGGCAATTTTTTGGTTTTGGAAGAAACCCTCAGAGACCTTAGGCAAAGCGCCCAGGCAGTAGACGCCGTCATCCCTGTGAGCTTCCGGGTTTACAGTGATGGAAGCCTTCAAATAGATGATGATCGAGGCTTCCCCCATCTGAGGGGTTTCCCTGCCTTTCCAAAGGAAAAGCTCATCCCCAGCGACAAATGGACTGCTCCCGGCAGCCGCGCTCTTGATCCCTTAAATCAGGGGCAGCCCGCCCTCATCCCCTTTATCGCCGAATATCAATACCTGGGGACAGAGCTTTACAAGGATGTTCCGGTATACCGCATAGCCGCCAAATATGCCCTCCGCTACCAGGGGCCCTCTGAAAATGATGAAGAAAATTTCCGGCCACCGGACTTCAAAGTCCAGGGAACCCATTTGGTTGACATCCTTCTCCGCGTCTCCGACGGTCTCCTCATGATGATGCGCGACAACCTGGATGAAACCTACACCTGGCCCGGCGGCGTTAGCATCCGCTTTCGGGGCTTTACCCTCACCTTCGGCCAAAGCAAGATCCCCTTTAACCCCGAGCCGGCAATTGCGTTCCTCAAGACAGAACGAAAAGATATTGAAGTAAACACCGTTCCCGAGGGCATACGCCTCACCATCAAGGACATACGCTTTGCCCCCGATTCCGACGCCTTCCTGCCCGAGGAACAGCCCCGTTTGGATAGTATCGCCCAAACCCTAAAGCAAATCCCGGATCGCACAATTCTGGTGGAAGGCCACACTGCCGCCGTAGGCCGCCCTGACGGCGAACTGGAGCTTTCGGTTCAGCGGGCCCAGCGCATGGTGGAGGAGCTAACCCGCCGCGGCCTTGGTGCGGATCGTTTTATCTACAAAGGCTGGGGCGGCGCAAAACCCCTGGGCGACAACGCCACCAACGAAGGCCGCCGCCTGAACCGCCGGGTGGAGATCACTATTTTGGAATGA
- a CDS encoding ferritin: protein MLSEPLVKALSSQLNGEFYSAYLYLGMSAYADRAGYKGIANWLYVQAQEERAHAVHIYQHILERGASPVLPEVKAPPSTWRDITELFEKVLSHEQGVTASINNIASLAAGEKDHATYNFIMWYVNEQVEEEKNVDEILAKIKLMGSNPVLIFHLDSELATRTFVDPFAGAGATA, encoded by the coding sequence ATGTTAAGTGAACCCTTGGTAAAGGCGTTAAGCAGTCAATTAAACGGAGAATTTTATTCGGCGTATCTCTATCTGGGTATGTCGGCTTATGCGGACAGGGCGGGGTACAAAGGAATCGCAAACTGGCTGTATGTGCAGGCCCAGGAAGAAAGGGCCCATGCCGTTCACATATACCAGCATATCCTTGAGCGCGGCGCCTCCCCTGTTTTGCCGGAAGTGAAGGCTCCGCCCTCCACATGGCGGGACATTACAGAACTTTTTGAAAAGGTTCTGTCCCACGAACAGGGCGTGACGGCCAGCATAAACAATATTGCCTCCCTTGCGGCGGGTGAAAAGGATCATGCTACCTATAATTTTATCATGTGGTATGTCAATGAGCAGGTTGAAGAAGAAAAAAATGTCGATGAAATTCTTGCCAAGATAAAGCTCATGGGCAGCAATCCCGTGCTTATATTTCACCTGGATTCGGAGCTTGCGACCCGGACCTTTGTTGATCCCTTTGCAGGGGCCGGGGCTACGGCATAG
- the groL gene encoding chaperonin GroEL (60 kDa chaperone family; promotes refolding of misfolded polypeptides especially under stressful conditions; forms two stacked rings of heptamers to form a barrel-shaped 14mer; ends can be capped by GroES; misfolded proteins enter the barrel where they are refolded when GroES binds): protein MAKQLLFNEEGRRKLLAGVEQISRAVKVTLGPKGRNVLLDKKFGAPTVTKDGVSVAKEVELADPYENMGAQLLKEVATKTNDVAGDGTTTATVLAYSLVKEGLKSVAAGMTPIELKRGIDKAVEIAVAEIKKNAKEIKDKEEISHVASVSANNDAEIGNTIAEAMDKVGKDGVITVEESKTMDTTIEFVEGMQFDRGYISAYFVTDRDTMSTVYEDVYILIHDKKVSSMKDMLPLLEKVAQSGKPLLIIAEDVDGEALSTLVLNSLRGTLKTVAVKAPGFGDRRKAMLEDIAILTGGEVVTEELGIKLENTDISQLGKAKTVKIDKDNTTIINGAGKAKDIQDRIAQIKAQIEDTSSDYDREKLQERLAKLAGGVAVINVGAATEVELKEKKHRVEDALSATRAAIDEGIVPGGELALIQAAIALDKADVSGLTDDEKVGFKIVKRALEEPIRQIAENAGVDGAVIAERAKTEKKGIGFDAAKMEWVDMVKAGIIDPAKVTRSALQNAASIASLLLTTECAITDIPEKKEAPSMPPGGGMGGMGGMDY, encoded by the coding sequence ATGGCGAAACAGTTACTGTTCAACGAAGAAGGCCGCCGCAAGCTGCTGGCGGGTGTGGAGCAAATCTCCAGGGCTGTCAAAGTAACCCTGGGTCCCAAGGGCCGGAATGTCCTTCTGGACAAGAAATTCGGCGCCCCCACGGTGACCAAAGACGGCGTTTCGGTTGCCAAAGAAGTGGAACTGGCCGACCCCTACGAAAACATGGGCGCCCAGCTTCTCAAAGAAGTGGCCACCAAGACCAACGACGTGGCCGGCGACGGCACCACCACCGCGACCGTACTTGCCTACTCCCTGGTTAAGGAAGGCCTCAAGTCGGTAGCCGCAGGCATGACCCCCATCGAACTGAAGCGGGGCATCGACAAGGCCGTGGAAATCGCGGTCGCAGAAATCAAAAAGAACGCCAAGGAGATCAAGGACAAGGAAGAAATTTCCCACGTTGCCTCGGTTTCCGCCAACAACGATGCAGAAATCGGCAACACCATTGCCGAGGCCATGGACAAGGTCGGGAAAGACGGGGTCATCACTGTTGAAGAGTCCAAAACCATGGACACCACCATCGAGTTTGTGGAAGGCATGCAGTTTGACCGCGGCTACATTTCCGCCTACTTCGTAACCGACCGGGACACCATGAGCACCGTGTACGAAGATGTCTACATCCTCATCCACGACAAGAAAGTTTCTTCAATGAAGGACATGCTGCCCCTGCTGGAAAAAGTTGCCCAGTCAGGCAAGCCCCTCCTCATCATCGCTGAAGATGTTGACGGCGAGGCCCTTTCAACCCTGGTTCTGAACAGCCTCCGGGGCACCCTCAAGACCGTGGCGGTCAAGGCTCCCGGTTTCGGCGACAGGCGCAAGGCCATGCTCGAAGATATCGCCATCCTGACAGGCGGCGAAGTCGTTACCGAAGAACTGGGCATCAAGCTCGAAAACACCGACATTTCCCAGCTCGGCAAGGCCAAGACCGTAAAGATCGACAAAGACAACACCACCATCATCAACGGCGCAGGCAAGGCTAAGGACATCCAGGACCGCATCGCCCAGATCAAGGCCCAGATTGAAGACACCAGCTCCGACTATGACCGCGAGAAGCTCCAGGAGCGCCTCGCCAAACTCGCAGGCGGCGTGGCCGTCATCAACGTCGGCGCCGCTACCGAAGTGGAACTCAAAGAGAAGAAGCACCGCGTCGAAGACGCCCTGAGCGCCACCCGCGCAGCCATCGACGAAGGCATAGTCCCCGGCGGCGAACTCGCCCTGATTCAGGCCGCCATTGCCCTGGACAAGGCCGATGTTTCCGGCCTTACAGACGACGAAAAAGTCGGCTTCAAAATTGTGAAGCGTGCCCTGGAAGAACCCATCCGCCAGATAGCCGAAAACGCCGGTGTTGACGGCGCGGTCATTGCGGAACGGGCCAAGACCGAAAAGAAAGGCATCGGCTTCGACGCTGCCAAGATGGAATGGGTAGACATGGTAAAGGCCGGCATCATCGACCCCGCCAAAGTAACCCGCTCTGCCCTGCAGAACGCAGCCTCCATTGCAAGCCTCCTCCTCACCACCGAATGTGCCATCACGGACATTCCCGAGAAGAAGGAAGCGCCCTCCATGCCCCCCGGCGGCGGCATGGGTGGTATGGGCGGCATGGATTACTAA
- a CDS encoding Gfo/Idh/MocA family protein: MDKLRMGVLGCSGHYSLRVSTPLKSSLLIEPYAVASRDAAKAKKYAKTWGFEKSYGSYEDLLSDPNVDFVYIPLPNHLHLQYIKKAADAGKAILCEKPLCLNAKEAAQAASYCQKKKVPLMEAFMYRFHPQWIRAYEIARSGELGEVMGTGGVFSYDNKDPSNIRNIASAGGGALLDIGCYTVSSARYLMGAEPKKVVANALRDSAFKTDTYVSAILDFGNGKSSTFTIGTQIFPYQRVTAYGTGGDLSIDVPFNMYGDVPGVVTVSQGVGTRVIQTEIADQYLLEFDSFAQALIEKTEVPTPIQDAINNMAVIDALFASASSGKWEAVAKL; this comes from the coding sequence ATGGATAAATTGCGTATGGGTGTACTGGGCTGCTCGGGCCACTATTCTCTCCGGGTATCAACTCCGCTTAAATCTTCTCTATTGATAGAGCCTTATGCGGTCGCTTCCAGGGACGCTGCCAAGGCCAAAAAATACGCCAAAACCTGGGGGTTTGAGAAATCCTACGGTTCTTACGAGGATCTCCTCTCTGATCCCAATGTGGATTTTGTCTACATTCCCCTGCCGAACCACCTTCATCTTCAATATATAAAGAAAGCTGCCGATGCGGGAAAGGCCATACTCTGCGAAAAGCCCCTTTGCCTCAACGCAAAAGAGGCTGCCCAGGCCGCCTCTTACTGTCAAAAGAAGAAAGTCCCTCTCATGGAAGCCTTTATGTATCGTTTCCACCCCCAATGGATCAGGGCCTATGAGATTGCCCGCTCAGGGGAGCTGGGAGAAGTCATGGGGACCGGGGGTGTTTTCTCCTACGACAACAAGGATCCTTCCAATATAAGGAACATTGCCTCTGCCGGGGGTGGGGCCTTGCTGGACATAGGCTGCTACACGGTCTCCTCTGCCCGCTATCTCATGGGGGCTGAACCTAAAAAGGTCGTTGCCAATGCACTGCGGGATTCCGCCTTCAAAACCGACACCTATGTTTCGGCAATCCTCGACTTTGGGAACGGCAAGTCATCAACCTTTACCATTGGAACCCAGATCTTCCCCTACCAGAGGGTCACCGCCTATGGAACAGGGGGCGATCTGTCCATAGATGTTCCCTTCAATATGTACGGCGATGTACCCGGGGTGGTAACAGTTTCCCAGGGGGTGGGTACCAGGGTGATACAGACCGAAATAGCCGACCAGTATCTTCTTGAATTTGACTCTTTTGCCCAGGCCCTCATCGAAAAGACCGAGGTTCCTACTCCAATCCAGGATGCCATCAACAATATGGCGGTTATTGATGCTCTTTTTGCTTCGGCCTCTTCCGGCAAATGGGAAGCGGTGGCAAAGCTCTAG
- the rnhA gene encoding ribonuclease HI, whose protein sequence is MALTIYTDGGCSGNPGPGGWAFVILQDTFQGINVLAERSGAEKSTTNNRMELMAAIASLETLKTLTDAPRKLTLCTDSQYLQKGMTEWLKGWKAKGWRTSDKQPVRNQDLWQRLDSISGEFSIAWVWVKGHAGNTYNERCDAMTQEAIASIG, encoded by the coding sequence ATGGCGCTTACGATATACACCGATGGGGGCTGCTCCGGCAACCCCGGCCCTGGCGGTTGGGCTTTCGTCATACTGCAAGACACTTTCCAGGGCATAAATGTGCTGGCCGAGCGATCCGGGGCTGAAAAAAGCACCACCAACAACCGCATGGAGCTTATGGCTGCCATTGCCTCCCTGGAAACCCTCAAAACCCTTACGGACGCGCCCAGAAAGCTCACTCTTTGCACCGATTCACAGTATCTCCAAAAAGGGATGACCGAATGGCTCAAGGGCTGGAAAGCCAAGGGCTGGCGGACCTCCGACAAGCAGCCGGTCAGGAACCAGGATCTTTGGCAGAGGCTGGACAGCATTTCGGGCGAATTTTCCATTGCCTGGGTCTGGGTCAAAGGCCACGCGGGCAACACCTACAATGAACGCTGCGATGCCATGACCCAGGAAGCAATAGCCTCTATCGGCTAA
- a CDS encoding LysM peptidoglycan-binding domain-containing protein, with protein MKRVITLGLLVILAFGTQGVFAQEMADLPEPVFFDTAAQKAPVLYKDAGFWLPDFDEVVYYLWNFDYASTDRADFYSIASLAAAASSDSAIPGSIRNNKYFIESVRLTNLAQAAFEDGDYDLSTQYSQQAVYQAQLSDEYVTLQLKIKAANDAIAAAKARLDWANSSAVNASSRYPTEYTNARNSYNDAIGYRGSERWDDAVDAANRVINALAYVTEAPPNQPPSQPQPGPTPLPAQYTVRPWAISKDCLWNIAGRPWAYGDPKQWKLLYNANKAKLPQPNNPDLIHPGMVLDIPSIKGETRSGMWDAGATYSPLR; from the coding sequence ATGAAACGCGTAATTACCCTTGGATTGCTGGTTATCCTGGCTTTTGGGACCCAGGGGGTCTTCGCCCAGGAAATGGCAGATTTGCCTGAACCGGTATTTTTCGATACTGCAGCCCAGAAGGCCCCGGTTTTGTACAAAGATGCAGGTTTCTGGCTTCCCGATTTCGATGAGGTAGTTTATTATCTCTGGAATTTCGATTATGCCTCTACAGACAGGGCAGACTTTTATTCCATAGCTTCCCTGGCTGCAGCCGCTTCATCGGATTCTGCTATCCCGGGCAGCATACGGAACAACAAGTACTTTATCGAAAGCGTAAGGCTTACCAATCTGGCACAGGCTGCCTTTGAAGACGGGGACTACGATCTTTCCACCCAGTATTCCCAGCAGGCTGTTTACCAGGCTCAGCTTTCAGATGAATATGTGACCCTCCAGCTCAAGATCAAGGCTGCCAACGACGCTATTGCTGCTGCCAAAGCCCGCCTTGATTGGGCAAATTCCTCAGCCGTGAACGCTTCGAGCCGTTACCCCACCGAGTATACCAATGCCCGGAACTCATATAACGACGCCATCGGCTATCGCGGTTCAGAACGCTGGGACGACGCTGTTGACGCTGCCAACCGGGTAATTAATGCCCTGGCATACGTTACCGAGGCCCCTCCGAACCAGCCGCCTTCACAGCCCCAACCGGGCCCCACGCCCCTGCCTGCCCAATACACCGTCAGGCCCTGGGCAATCTCCAAGGATTGCCTCTGGAACATTGCGGGCCGCCCCTGGGCTTATGGCGATCCCAAGCAGTGGAAGCTGCTCTACAACGCCAACAAGGCCAAGCTGCCCCAGCCCAATAACCCCGACCTCATTCACCCCGGCATGGTTCTGGATATCCCCAGCATCAAGGGTGAAACCCGTTCAGGCATGTGGGATGCGGGCGCCACCTATAGCCCCCTGCGCTAA
- a CDS encoding NUDIX hydrolase, producing MNDRLVWKEESSRDVYSCPVFTVGERICRSPDGEARAYTVLDTSDWAIVIPVLETGRGREFVMVRQWRHGAKELSLEFPGGVFEKGEDEFQAAARELREETAFIPGKIRKLGEFNPNPAIMSNTVHFFLAEDLKPTEGQDLDEDEFVEVETVPWEEVLKNMGQKPYIHALMGTALALFLQKVKI from the coding sequence ATGAATGATCGTCTTGTTTGGAAAGAAGAAAGCAGCAGGGATGTGTATTCCTGCCCTGTGTTCACTGTGGGGGAAAGGATCTGCCGCTCCCCTGATGGCGAGGCCCGCGCCTACACGGTGCTGGATACCTCTGATTGGGCTATCGTGATCCCGGTGCTCGAAACCGGGAGGGGCAGGGAATTCGTCATGGTGCGGCAGTGGCGTCATGGCGCAAAGGAACTGAGCCTGGAATTCCCCGGCGGGGTCTTTGAAAAAGGCGAGGATGAGTTCCAGGCTGCCGCGAGGGAGCTAAGAGAAGAAACCGCCTTTATCCCGGGGAAGATACGCAAGCTTGGGGAATTCAACCCCAATCCGGCTATCATGTCCAATACCGTGCATTTTTTCCTTGCCGAGGATCTCAAACCCACCGAGGGGCAGGATCTGGATGAGGATGAATTTGTAGAGGTCGAGACTGTGCCCTGGGAAGAGGTTCTTAAGAACATGGGGCAAAAACCCTATATTCATGCACTTATGGGGACGGCGCTGGCACTTTTCTTGCAGAAAGTGAAGATATAA
- a CDS encoding AAA family ATPase, giving the protein MAIITISRELAALGDETAHELSSQLSYRFVDRSALEDRIKSFGVEGAKLKKYDERKPTFWASLSQDRDDYLHFLKTAILTEASEGSCVFIGRGASVILRNVPGVFSVFLVAPPEIRIERVKSYFHCDERRARQIIEQSDHDREGFHRYFFDVKWKDAGNYHLALNTGHLHPEVCSELIKYMRDRTITDEAEAQNTLRIQDLTLGQQIKHHILYEKEVPIHFLEAQVSGAKATLYGVASSQSLVEAAVAAARETVPGSDILPEIQVVQEYTVMP; this is encoded by the coding sequence ATGGCAATCATAACCATTTCCCGCGAACTCGCAGCATTAGGAGACGAAACAGCCCACGAACTTTCCAGCCAGCTTAGCTACCGGTTCGTGGATCGCTCAGCCCTGGAAGACCGGATAAAATCCTTCGGTGTCGAAGGGGCGAAGCTAAAGAAGTATGACGAGCGGAAGCCCACGTTTTGGGCATCCCTTTCCCAGGACAGGGACGACTACCTCCACTTCCTTAAAACCGCAATCCTCACCGAAGCCAGCGAGGGCTCATGCGTATTCATAGGCCGCGGCGCCAGCGTGATCCTCAGAAACGTCCCCGGGGTCTTTTCAGTCTTCCTTGTGGCCCCCCCCGAAATCCGCATAGAGCGGGTCAAAAGCTATTTCCACTGCGACGAGCGCCGTGCCCGCCAAATCATCGAGCAGAGCGATCACGACCGCGAAGGCTTCCACCGCTATTTCTTCGATGTCAAATGGAAGGACGCCGGCAACTACCACCTGGCCCTCAACACCGGCCATCTCCACCCCGAAGTCTGCTCCGAACTCATCAAGTACATGCGCGACCGTACCATCACCGACGAAGCCGAAGCCCAGAACACCCTCCGCATCCAGGACCTCACCCTGGGCCAGCAGATAAAGCACCACATCCTCTACGAAAAGGAAGTCCCTATCCACTTCCTCGAAGCCCAGGTCTCGGGCGCCAAAGCAACCCTCTACGGCGTTGCCAGCTCCCAATCCCTTGTCGAAGCCGCCGTCGCCGCAGCCCGCGAGACCGTTCCGGGCAGCGATATACTGCCGGAGATTCAGGTGGTGCAGGAGTATACGGTGATGCCGTGA
- a CDS encoding ATP-binding protein gives MDYIERSAGKAISRIIDSFPVILVTGPRQVGKTTLLQNLPATRALPYISFDKPSEVLSAKADPHTFLQLHQGPVIFDEIQYVPELFRWIKIEADTKKTKGMYYLTGSQQFHLMKNVSESLAGRIGILQLLGLSLREIADQGSGNIFDLPFIPTEEYLATRNKNAKAYGPKEIWNNIFQGSFPAIISGYSRREAFYDSYVRTYVERDVRALTQVGDELQFIQFITVAASRTGQMLNYQDMSRDVGISEPTAKKWLSILITSGLVYLLTPYSANVGKRVVKTPKLYFLDTGLAAYLTKWTSPEVMMQGAMAGAFFETFVIAEILKSYYNAGSEPALFYYRDKDQKEIDLLVMENGYLYPLEIKKTATPKRQDASAFAVLKNINGMKIGIGGIICTDTSLGLIDKDRYIIPVGFV, from the coding sequence ATGGATTACATTGAAAGATCGGCAGGTAAAGCTATTTCCCGGATTATTGACTCCTTTCCGGTTATTTTGGTAACAGGGCCCAGGCAAGTAGGAAAAACAACTCTGCTCCAAAATCTCCCGGCTACAAGGGCATTGCCTTACATTTCCTTTGACAAACCATCGGAAGTATTATCCGCAAAGGCGGACCCTCATACTTTTCTCCAATTACACCAAGGGCCTGTTATCTTTGATGAAATCCAGTATGTACCGGAACTATTCCGGTGGATAAAAATAGAAGCGGATACCAAAAAAACAAAGGGCATGTACTACCTGACAGGCAGCCAGCAGTTCCATCTTATGAAGAATGTAAGCGAAAGCCTGGCCGGGAGAATCGGTATACTCCAATTATTGGGATTATCTCTGCGGGAAATTGCCGACCAGGGGAGCGGAAACATTTTTGATCTTCCCTTTATTCCGACGGAAGAATATTTAGCAACCCGGAATAAAAATGCCAAGGCTTATGGGCCGAAGGAAATTTGGAACAACATCTTTCAGGGATCTTTCCCCGCGATCATCTCCGGTTATTCCCGCCGGGAGGCCTTTTATGATTCCTACGTCAGAACCTATGTAGAACGGGATGTCCGCGCCCTGACCCAGGTTGGAGATGAGCTGCAATTTATCCAATTCATTACTGTAGCGGCAAGCCGTACCGGCCAGATGCTTAATTATCAGGATATGTCCCGGGATGTGGGCATTAGTGAGCCCACAGCAAAGAAATGGCTTTCTATTCTGATAACTTCCGGTTTGGTATATCTCCTTACTCCCTATTCCGCAAATGTTGGGAAACGGGTAGTAAAAACACCCAAGCTCTATTTTTTGGATACAGGGCTTGCAGCGTATTTAACCAAATGGACAAGTCCTGAAGTCATGATGCAGGGTGCTATGGCAGGAGCCTTTTTTGAAACCTTTGTCATTGCAGAAATTCTAAAAAGCTATTATAACGCCGGTAGTGAACCTGCGCTGTTTTACTACCGGGATAAGGATCAAAAGGAAATCGATCTCCTTGTCATGGAAAACGGCTATCTCTATCCCCTTGAAATAAAAAAGACTGCCACTCCAAAAAGACAGGATGCATCAGCCTTTGCGGTGCTGAAAAATATAAATGGCATGAAGATAGGCATCGGTGGAATAATCTGCACTGATACCAGCCTGGGGCTTATAGATAAAGACCGGTATATTATACCGGTTGGGTTTGTGTGA